Proteins found in one Blastocatellia bacterium genomic segment:
- a CDS encoding C25 family cysteine peptidase has translation PRWVLLVGDASYDGKNYLGLGENDLVPTKVMWTNTFETATDDWLGDVDGDGLADVAVGRLPVRTLQQAQAMVDKIISYEQGMPTSGVLLVADLAAEYDFEVASQAVELSLPAETPVQEVFRSRMDDVTANRAIIDAINRGPKLVNYAGHGSASVWRGNLLTNDSVGLLTNQQALPVVVSMTCLNGLFNDPRSNSLGESLLLSERGGAIAVWASSAQTVAGAQELVDQEMIRQLFSASAAKTDQRLTIGEAIMRAKAIAQDEAVIKSWTLLGDPLLRLR, from the coding sequence CCGCGGTGGGTGCTGCTGGTGGGAGATGCGAGCTATGACGGGAAGAACTATCTGGGGTTGGGCGAGAACGATCTGGTGCCGACGAAGGTGATGTGGACGAACACGTTCGAGACGGCGACGGATGACTGGCTGGGGGATGTCGATGGGGATGGGCTGGCGGATGTAGCGGTGGGGCGGCTGCCGGTGCGGACGCTTCAGCAGGCGCAAGCGATGGTTGACAAGATCATCAGCTATGAACAAGGGATGCCAACCAGCGGCGTTCTGTTAGTCGCAGACCTGGCGGCAGAGTATGACTTTGAGGTCGCAAGTCAGGCGGTCGAACTGTCGCTGCCGGCGGAAACTCCGGTGCAAGAGGTTTTCCGCAGCCGCATGGATGACGTGACGGCGAACCGCGCGATCATCGATGCGATCAATCGCGGGCCGAAGCTGGTCAACTATGCCGGGCACGGCTCGGCAAGCGTCTGGCGCGGCAACCTGCTGACGAATGACAGCGTCGGGCTGCTGACGAATCAACAGGCGCTGCCGGTGGTCGTCTCGATGACCTGCTTAAACGGCTTGTTCAATGACCCGCGCAGCAACAGCCTCGGCGAAAGCCTCTTGCTGTCAGAGCGCGGCGGCGCGATTGCCGTCTGGGCTTCGTCGGCGCAGACGGTTGCCGGGGCACAGGAGTTAGTGGATCAAGAAATGATTCGGCAACTCTTCAGCGCCAGTGCCGCCAAAACCGATCAGCGCTTGACGATAGGCGAAGCCATCATGCGCGCCAAGGCTATCGCGCAGGACGAAGCGGTCATCAAGAGCTGGACACTGCTTGGTGACCCGCTGCTGCGGCTGCGCTAA
- the ispH gene encoding 4-hydroxy-3-methylbut-2-enyl diphosphate reductase, with amino-acid sequence MAIKKVVLAKPRGFCAGVVRAIDIVERALDFFPPPIYVFHEIVHNRYVVDNLSKRAVVFVDSLEEVPNGAVCVFSAHGVAPAMVQLAEDKNLRIIDATCPLVTKVHLEAIRFARDGYSLVLIGHPGHEEVEGTMGEAPMQLVSSVADVERLEVANPDRVIYITQTTLSLDDVAEIVQALKRKFPRLQSPPKDDICYATQNRQNAVKEMAARVDVLLVVGSQNSSNSQRLREVAVVGGTPAYLVNDETEINPAWLADAEIVGVTAGASAPEELVIRVLEHLRGLGASDYEEQSGGDENVHFALPQEVLHPERLLVQLDGAR; translated from the coding sequence ATGGCGATTAAGAAAGTAGTGCTGGCAAAACCGCGCGGATTCTGCGCCGGCGTGGTGCGCGCCATTGACATCGTCGAGCGCGCGCTCGATTTCTTCCCTCCGCCGATTTATGTCTTCCATGAAATCGTTCACAACCGCTACGTCGTTGATAACTTGAGCAAACGCGCGGTGGTCTTTGTTGACAGCCTCGAAGAAGTGCCCAACGGCGCGGTCTGCGTCTTCAGCGCGCACGGCGTCGCGCCGGCGATGGTGCAATTGGCCGAAGACAAAAACCTGCGCATCATTGACGCCACCTGCCCGCTGGTGACCAAGGTGCATCTGGAAGCCATCCGCTTTGCGCGTGACGGCTACTCGCTGGTGCTGATCGGCCACCCCGGCCACGAAGAGGTCGAAGGCACCATGGGCGAAGCGCCCATGCAACTGGTCAGCTCGGTCGCCGATGTCGAGCGGCTTGAGGTCGCGAACCCCGACCGCGTGATCTACATCACGCAGACGACGCTGTCGCTGGATGACGTGGCAGAGATCGTCCAGGCGCTCAAGCGCAAATTCCCCAGGCTGCAATCGCCGCCCAAGGACGACATTTGCTACGCGACCCAGAACCGCCAGAACGCCGTCAAGGAGATGGCCGCGCGGGTTGATGTGCTGCTGGTCGTCGGCTCGCAGAACAGCTCGAACTCGCAGCGCCTGCGCGAAGTCGCGGTCGTCGGCGGCACCCCGGCTTACCTGGTAAATGACGAGACCGAGATCAATCCCGCCTGGCTTGCGGACGCCGAAATCGTCGGCGTGACCGCCGGCGCGTCGGCCCCGGAAGAGCTGGTCATTCGCGTGCTGGAGCACCTGCGCGGCCTCGGCGCCAGCGACTATGAAGAACAGTCGGGCGGCGATGAGAACGTCCATTTCGCTCTGCCGCAAGAAGTCTTGCACCCGGAACGGCTGCTGGTGCAGCTTGACGGCGCGCGGTAA